The Gammaproteobacteria bacterium DNA window GAAGCACGCTCGTTGTTCGCGGCAGCGGAACACGAGGTATATCTGAGTGCAGTGTCGGCGGGGGAGATCGCGCAGAAGAATGCATTGGGGAAGCTTCCCTTGCCAAATTCCGCCGACCTTTTCATCGTCACGCAGCGCGAACTGCGCGGTGTAGAAGCGCTACCGCTTAATGAGGAAGCGGCGCTTCAGGCCGCAAAACTGCCAAGACTGCATCGGGACCCATTCAATTGCATGCTGATCTGTCAGGCGATCATGCACGGGTTGTCGATCCTGACGCCCAATCCGCGGATCTCACAGTATCCGGTGCGCACGGCCTGGTAAGAGGATTAGGATAAATCTCAATATTTCTCGCCGGTCTCAGCGAGGTCCTCCTCCGGAATGGGACGTGCGCGCTAGACTCCTC harbors:
- a CDS encoding type II toxin-antitoxin system VapC family toxin, translated to MAARRCTFLRLIEGGARLSREARSLFAAAEHEVYLSAVSAGEIAQKNALGKLPLPNSADLFIVTQRELRGVEALPLNEEAALQAAKLPRLHRDPFNCMLICQAIMHGLSILTPNPRISQYPVRTAW